From one Eucalyptus grandis isolate ANBG69807.140 chromosome 9, ASM1654582v1, whole genome shotgun sequence genomic stretch:
- the LOC120288554 gene encoding jacalin-related lectin 16-like yields MWKHANVRKIVIHIGQKEEDKPDSSAAQKKKKEPSAKTKENRLSGGPFIRSIEFTCEDGGKPETHGSETGLDTKNFLTIELDNGEYLTSISGYYTDHISGRYRDFGITSLTFRTNKRMAITIGEEKGIYFSSPAMAGKITEFYGYIDEHQNLCGIGAYFEPISDQRQFGAWDDGKFDGVREIYLPDKHTIRSFTFVYDNGRGEDRKVTHPAGFSPKNTALKATIL; encoded by the exons ATGTGGAAGCATGCCAACGTAAGGAAAATCGTTATTCACAtcggccaaaaagaagaagacaaacctGATTCAAGCGCCgcccagaagaaaaaaaaggaaccatCGGCCAAAACTAAAGAAAATCGTCTAAGTGGAGGGCCATTCATCCGATCAATCGAGTTTACGTGCGAAGACGGGGGCAAGCCGGAGACACATGGTAGCGAGACAGGACTGGACACGAAGAACTTTCTAACT ATCGAATTAGATAATGGTGAGTACCTGACTTCCATATCCGGGTATTATACAGACCACATATCCGGGCGTTATAGAGACTTCGGCATTACATCTCTCACGTTTCGGACTAACAAACGAATGGCCATAACTATTGGTGAAGAAAAGGGAATCTACTTCTCATCTCCCGCAATGGCCGGCAAAATTACTGAATTTTACGGGTACATTGATGAACATCAAAATCTTTGTGGAATTGGAGCATATTTTGAACCGATCTCAGATCAACGGCAATTCGGAGCTTGGGACGATGGGAAATTCGACGGTGTGAGGGAAATTTACCTACCGGACAAACACACGATCCGTTCCTTTACTTTCGTGTATGACAACGGTAGGGGAGAAGATCGCAAAGTCACGCACCCCGCAGGATTCTCccccaagaatacagctttgaaggccACCATCCTCTAG